A part of Bacillus horti genomic DNA contains:
- a CDS encoding ABC transporter substrate-binding protein, which produces MQKKSLLLLLFMATMLFTVACSSDSSGDASNTTGSNSEGSNEVEAAEGEEGTEEGETEASERVIQHAMGETIVPANPQRIVVLTGDALEAVLSVGLTPVGSTQAMGDRIWYEHLEDYMDGVTNVGAMSTPDLEAIQLLEPDLILGAKSRQEESYDLLSEIAPTVFTESHTLGQWKADFRLYLDAANKLDEGEEVLAAWEGRAAELSQRLDDAGKLDLEVGILRFTAGQGRFFYNMSYSGSIVKELGFARPANHDVDDQWVENITQERIPEFDADVLFYFVLDSGDGQAVQFADEWIETQLFQELRAAKEDRLYEVNDGYWNMTYGILSADYVLEDIERHLLGE; this is translated from the coding sequence ATGCAGAAGAAAAGCTTACTTTTATTATTATTTATGGCTACTATGCTATTTACTGTAGCATGTAGCTCAGATAGTTCAGGTGATGCTTCAAATACAACAGGAAGTAATTCGGAAGGTAGTAATGAGGTAGAAGCAGCGGAAGGTGAGGAAGGAACGGAGGAAGGTGAAACAGAGGCTAGCGAAAGAGTGATTCAGCATGCGATGGGTGAAACCATAGTACCAGCCAATCCACAGCGTATTGTTGTGCTGACAGGAGATGCTCTCGAAGCTGTATTATCAGTTGGTCTTACACCAGTAGGCTCTACTCAGGCTATGGGAGATCGAATCTGGTATGAGCATTTAGAAGATTATATGGATGGAGTGACAAATGTGGGTGCCATGTCAACTCCGGACTTAGAAGCTATCCAGCTTTTAGAACCAGATTTAATTCTTGGTGCGAAATCTAGACAGGAGGAATCCTACGATCTGTTGAGTGAAATTGCCCCAACTGTTTTTACTGAGAGTCATACGTTAGGGCAATGGAAAGCAGATTTTCGACTGTATCTTGACGCTGCGAATAAGCTTGACGAGGGTGAAGAGGTTCTTGCTGCTTGGGAAGGTCGTGCAGCAGAATTATCTCAGAGGCTTGATGATGCAGGGAAACTAGACTTAGAGGTTGGTATTTTACGTTTTACGGCTGGGCAAGGGCGATTCTTTTACAATATGAGCTATAGCGGAAGTATCGTAAAAGAATTAGGTTTTGCTAGACCTGCAAACCATGATGTAGATGATCAGTGGGTGGAAAATATTACACAAGAGCGTATTCCTGAATTTGATGCCGATGTGTTATTTTACTTTGTTTTAGATTCTGGAGATGGGCAAGCGGTCCAGTTTGCTGATGAGTGGATTGAAACTCAGCTGTTCCAAGAGCTTCGAGCGGCAAAGGAA